The DNA segment AAGGGATTACCCATTGTAATGGTTTTGATGGGAATTGAAGGCGATCTTCGCTGAGGTCGCCTTCTTCGGATATGCTTATTTGATTATCCACTGGCCTTTATCATTTTTGACGGCCTGAACCTGGCCTTCAATGGCTATGGTGCCTGAAACATCCACAAGGGCCGTATTGTCGATGGTTTCAGCTATGGTGAAGGTAAGACCGGAAGTATTGGTCTGAATACCCTGATCAAGAATAATTTGTCCCTCAACATGCTTGCGGGCAGCGCTTTCCGGCGTTGTCTTTTCTGCGGTACAGGCGGTAAACATGAGTGCGGATGCAACAAGGCTGACATAAAACAGGTATTTCATGGTAAACCTCCATCGTAAATAGGTTGGCAAGACAATAAGTCCGATTCTTATACTTTCTGCTGGCCCATCGTCAAGTCTCCGGGGATATTCTTCCCAGAAAGAAATGGTGAGAGTAGGCAATGCCATGCCCAGAGGCCGGTTCCTGACGCTTTGGAGCGATGGGAAAGTCCATTCTATGCCGAAAAAGGACTGATGCCCATGGAAAAGAGGGCTTTTTGCTGACGGGCCTGCAGGTGAATACCGGGGCGGCAGAGGCGGTCTGCAGATTTTCTGCCCGGATGAGGGATGAGAGAGATACCGGTAAGATTTGGTGCAACGAAGGCTGGTCTCTGTGCTGTCCGGCCATGAAAGGAAGCGTGGTGATACTGACAAAAAATATAATTCGTTTCAGCCGATTTGCCGGTTTAACACTCTTTGTTTTTTTTTGCCTATGGCTCTGGAATTTCTGGGATGGTGAGCTGTTTCATGCATGGAAAGAGGAAGCCGGTCCCGTTCCGTTTTTTATGGCCCTTGCCCTTTTGCCTCTTGCAGGTTTTCCCACAACCCCGTTTTATATACTTGCAGGAGCGACCTTTGGCTGGGTGACTGGCTTGACGGGTTCGGCTGTAAGTCTTGGAATCAATTTGGTTCTTTCCTTCTGGGTGTGCAGGAGCGGTCTGCGTCCTCTGCTGGAGAGGGTCCTTGCCCGGACTTCCTACCGCCTGCCCCAGGTCCGCCATGGACGGGCGGTAGTCTTTACGGTTACGGCGAAACTCCTCCCTGGAGTTCCCGCCTTTGCCAAGAACTATCTGATTGCTTTAAGCGGCGTGTCGTTTCGGACTTATTTTTTAATCAGTTTTCCCATCAGCATGATGTATGGAGCTGCTTTTGTACTTCTGGGAGAATCCATTCTGGAG comes from the Desulfobotulus pelophilus genome and includes:
- a CDS encoding TVP38/TMEM64 family protein; protein product: MILTKNIIRFSRFAGLTLFVFFCLWLWNFWDGELFHAWKEEAGPVPFFMALALLPLAGFPTTPFYILAGATFGWVTGLTGSAVSLGINLVLSFWVCRSGLRPLLERVLARTSYRLPQVRHGRAVVFTVTAKLLPGVPAFAKNYLIALSGVSFRTYFLISFPISMMYGAAFVLLGESILEKDLGRVGCVAAVLGLLAFAIWVLRRKLKALRESPVS